GTCCTTCAAACGAGTTTATTTAGAGCCGGAGAACAAGACTTTTGGCGACATTATGAGCAATGCCAAGTCTTACCGCATACCCGCCTTTCAAAGAGATTATGCTTGGCAGCACGAGCAACTTGATGAATTGTGGCAGGATATTGAGAATATGAGAGAAAGTGAAACTCAGCATTTCTTGGGCTATTTAGTGTTGCAGAGCGGAGATGGAAAGAACTTTGAAGTCATAGACGGACAACAGCGGCTTACGACTGTTACGTTAATGATAATTGCCGTTCTTGGCCGGTTTCAGCAGATTGTTGATCAAGGCGAATCCGTTGAGGAAAACAAGAAGAGAGTTGACTTTTATCATAAAACTTATCTTGGCGTGTTTGATGCCATGAGCTTGGAGACATCTTTGAAGTTGACTCTCAATCGCAATAACAACGGGCATTTCAGGGACATTATTACCGAACCCTACGGAGTGCCCAGAAGGAGAGGCGTTACCGCGAGCAATCGCCACTTAAACAAGGCCCTTGAATTCTTTCAGGATAAAGTTTCATCCTATAACTCGCAACAGTTGGTTCAGTTTGTCAATGATATTGCCGATGGTCTTTTGTTTACGGCAATTACGGTTAAGGATGACTTGGACGCCTATTTGGTTTTTGAGACGCTCAATGCCAGAGGGGTTCATTTGTCCGCTCCGGATTTGCTTAAAAACTACCTGTTGTCGGTAATGTCAAAGTCCGCTTTTCCGAGCCATGATGTGTTAGAGCAGTTTAATGAGATATGGGCGGAGGTCTTGGAGCAGTTAGGGGAAACCAACTTCACCGGATTCCTCCGCAGTTACCATGGCATGTCCGACAAACTAAGCCACAAGAAGGATTTATATCGCGTGATGAAGCGCAAGATAGAGAAAACGGAGGATGTTATGCCTTATGTGCGGGGTATGAAGCGTTTTGCGTCAATCTATTCGGCCTTGCAGAATCCGGATGATTCGTTTTGGAGAGAGTATGAAAACGGCGTATATCAACCTTGTTGTGACCACCTTGCTACATTGAAGTTGTTTGGTATCAAAACCCAGTTGAGTCTGCTTATGGCCGCCTATGCCAAGCTGAACCCCACAGACTTCATACAAATGACAAAGTGGATAGCGGTCGTATCAATCAGATATAACGTTATTTGCGGAAAAGTGGCAAAGGATCAGGAAATTGCCTATAACAAACTGGCTAACGGCATCATGAGCGGAGGATACGGGACCGCGAATGATGTAAGAGGCGGGTTG
This Candidatus Dadabacteria bacterium DNA region includes the following protein-coding sequences:
- a CDS encoding DUF262 domain-containing HNH endonuclease family protein, whose amino-acid sequence is MSRSFKRVYLEPENKTFGDIMSNAKSYRIPAFQRDYAWQHEQLDELWQDIENMRESETQHFLGYLVLQSGDGKNFEVIDGQQRLTTVTLMIIAVLGRFQQIVDQGESVEENKKRVDFYHKTYLGVFDAMSLETSLKLTLNRNNNGHFRDIITEPYGVPRRRGVTASNRHLNKALEFFQDKVSSYNSQQLVQFVNDIADGLLFTAITVKDDLDAYLVFETLNARGVHLSAPDLLKNYLLSVMSKSAFPSHDVLEQFNEIWAEVLEQLGETNFTGFLRSYHGMSDKLSHKKDLYRVMKRKIEKTEDVMPYVRGMKRFASIYSALQNPDDSFWREYENGVYQPCCDHLATLKLFGIKTQLSLLMAAYAKLNPTDFIQMTKWIAVVSIRYNVICGKVAKDQEIAYNKLANGIMSGGYGTANDVRGGLMVVYPSDAEFVSAFSLKSMPSRQSARKVVFLLRQIERHVSGGGMPVDNLSLEHVLPYSPDNFWEEYFGRENCSEATDRLGNMAILPQGQNMGQEPFEEKKMNLASSGYRINQEIAKHDEWNMDSLNSHQNWLAQQAKTVWRIS